The genomic region AGGAGCGAGTGCGCTGTGCAGCCGAGTTTTTAGGTCTTTGTGACGAAAACCAAAGAATGTAATCGAGCGGCTAGTTACTGGTGATGAAACTATGGTCTTATATCATGATCCAGAAAGCAAGCGCGAGTCAATGGAATGGTGTTAGAAGGGTGAAAAGCCATCTAGTAAGGCAAAGGTGCAAAAATCCAACAAAAATGTCTTGTGTACAATCTATTGGGATTCTCAAGGGATTTTGatggtagaatttaaaaaacgtaataTAATCGTAAACGGCGAATATTATGCTTCATTACTATATAAACTGCGAGACACGATTAAGGAGAAGCGCAGAGGCAAGTTGTCTTAAAGCGTCCTGTTGCTCCACGACAACGCACCCGTTCACACTGCCGGTGTTCCGAAGGCTGCAGTTTGTGAATGCGGGTTCACGGAACTGGAACATCCACCGTATAGTCCAGGCCTGGCCCCATCAGACTATTATTTGTTCCCAAATTTAAAGCGGGGCTTAAGAGGAAGGAAATTTTCAAACGATGAAGAGTTGCAGGCGGCCGTTTTTAGTCATTTTGAAGACAAAGATTGAAGTCACTTTTATGAAGGTTTAGAGGTGTTAATTCTCAGAtttcaaaagtgtgtttatattagtggagatcacatataaaaataaaattggtttcatttcattttgttgactatttcatagctaggccaattcattatgggaccgcctaggtaaatcccgtgggaactctttgattttccgggatcggtttcacgcaaaaactactggacggatttttaCTTGTTGAAAACTTCCGCATGAgacaaaaagttgaaaaaaactcgactgcgatcgtcttaataaacgctgaaatattaaagtaaaattctttttctgtcacttggtatattttaatattgttgtacatttatattcacgagctcagaattttcttctctaTCGTTTGAaatcccacttgatacaatggtaaaataaaatttttagagACCTCcccttttttgatgtaacaccggataggtaattttttttcgtgtATAATAAAATAGCCTCAAGCCtgtcacccagacctttacaacgaatcaattgacacttcagtcatcaaaatcggcccagtagtttagacactacgctggaacacagaatctggatacaaacattaTACTTACAtcttacatagactgctaaaatcattaccctttcTTTAGGACTTCAAAAATTCAAGCAACTTTTTTTCCTAAGCAAAGATTTACTTACTTCATTAAAGTATTTACCCTCATTATCTACATAAATCTGCTATCCTGAAAGAAAATCATTTACGCCTTTTGAGTTAGAACTGCGAGGATCTGGATTCTGGACTCTACATAGTCTATGCATCTTGTATTGCTTTCTGTGAACAAGTATTTTGTTCTTGCAGATAGATGTACTTATGGTTTCTAACTGCAGGCATGGTTCTACGAGTGCTCTACAGGTCTTGTAATGTTAAAATCGTTTAGTGAAGTGTGAGTGTGCGTTTAGCGAAcagtgtgagtgtgtgtgcgtTATCATGGAGCAATAATGACGAAGGTAGATGCGTCAGTGTTGTTTCACTGAGTTTCACCATTATTATTCCAGTCCTTCACAACAACAGTTCACAACAGACGTCTGCAGTTGTTGATAAGCCAGATCTCAAAAAGCTATGGTGAATTACACCATGAGATGAACAGCAAACAATTAGAAAGCCCCGAAGTGGCTCTTATTAACTGAAAATACTATTTGGGATTGAGATTATTGTTTGGAGGCCCCCTAGACTCCGGGCCTGGCAGTCCCACACTAACGGCCATATTCACAATCATCACTATGAGGTCTCTCAATGTTGTTTCCATCAACcagatgactgtgtcacgtcaatttacaatgatctgattggtggataCTATGACgtgttcgagcgcactgtgagacctcataacttaatgattgtgaatactgCCATTAGTCTGCTACTAATCTTCATTTAGCACATAACAACCAATTAAGTAAAATGTCTTTTATTCTCAAGTAAAAGGATTATATAAAACACTTGCACAACAACAAGTCACGGAAATTAATCGGATCCACATAGGTTGTCTTCACTTGACTCATCATTTAAATCGTCATCtaggtttattttatcaatttctGACAGCAGTGCTTCAATTGCTGTGCTTGAAATTTCTTGTCCATCTTCTTGTTTCTTAATATACCtgaaaaatatatgtattgaTGGATATCtaagaataataattacaaaataaaaattaagttcTTTTTACTAGATGTCTCCCAGCGAAGTCAAACATGTGTTGAAAATCAGCAAACAAAAATTTGGCCTAAATTATGATAAATAGAATAGTGAGGAACTTTTCACATTAGCATGTTCTTTGACATTTGCATTCGCAAGAAATGATGCAAAtgaatttgataaaaaaaaggGAAATTATATGGAATGGATGGAATGATTTGTCGATCGttatcaacaaacaaacagactttcactttatattataggtaatgACACCTACCTAAGCAATGTTCTTCGTTTTCTTTCTGGTAGATTTTTCAGTATTGACTGatatttattaacattattatcTTCATTTTCTTCATCACTTTTCTTGATAACCTACAAAAATAACATTGTCATGTTAGTTtaagtaagatttttttttaataaaggtgCCTGATGTGATGTAAGGCTTTGAATGTATGGAGtgatactacatattatattagtgaTAGTGATATGGCTagcatggccgtagccaggaatcggtttcggggggaggggggaggggggggggggggttatcTGGGTTTTAACTGAATCTTTCCATgagaaaaaaatcttttgctCGACTTGACTGGGttggttagtggaattttacctttcaatttgacagcagGATAGAATACAAGAAGACATAGGAGCGCAAGTgcaattttttgtttaatacatataaaaaaaaaggtaaaaatgCTCAGCCATTGAACCCCCccccctggctacggccatgatggCTAGTGATGGTGTACATCATGTGCTATCAGTCAGTGCCAAATGTAGTACCTACTCTGTATTCAGAGTTCATACGTTGTTCATCTGGCAAGAAAACTCTGATGGCATGGTACTGCCAAGCCAATGATGGCAGATCAGAGATTTTTAAACATCTTGTTAAGTAAGGGAAGCCTCAAGCTAGCAGTGGTTTTCTTCTAGTATTGAAGCTTGTAAGACTTACATCGAACGACGTGCAACACTTAGCACATATCTTCTTTTCTTTTCCACAATCGGTACACAAAACATGGTAAgcatatttgactttttttagttCACATCCCACACACTTCCTAGGTGCAGataatgttttatattttttgtattttatcttCCATTCTATTATTTCTTTACAACGTTCACATACGCCGTTAACCTCCAAATTATTAAGaactttagtttttttacttGTATCATGTAAATCATTTTTAAAGGCAGTTTTATTTTGATGCTTCTGGGGCCTTTTTCGGATAATATTTCCTCTAGAACAACTCATATTAgcgaataaaaattaaaatatttattttattaccatcAGTCATCacagaatacttttttttttttttcatagaataggtactttttacataggtattaggtaccaaagagtatgtaatcacaaggtactttttttttttcttcctctggctttacatagattagccaataaATAAACTCTgttgcattagcataaagtccaatttctaatacaattatgctaagcggaaaaacaAGCCCagcgagaggtctataaattggattgtgtcactgtctaatggattgcaagcataaaaaaatattttctatggtacgaattatgatgtagctcacaaagttcttattcattgtttatttaatttcaaacaacaagattactttcttttgttttcgcagtaattttcatacccttatctttattttataatgtcattaaaatatcatatttagtttaaaaagtattataaatattttttcaaattaataggatgacaacactgggtgtcaagcaaaacaatatggcgaacattctgtactatactatacagaagtagtaaggtaaccattatttgattgtttaatggaagtgtttttttctgtttacgATAGATTTcccaaaaatgaagacttaaggcaaaaatggatcgctgtcgttccaggaaatatcaccaaataatcggcagtttgcggaatgctttttaaagcggaagattttgctacggcttcgtgtgcactgatttttttttaaaaagaaacgctgtactatcaattttcccaaaagtatgccttgcttacgaacttcctaaaactgtttaggacctaaacacatgcatcagattatacaaaataattttacttacctatattataggtacccatacttaacatgactggtactttttcgcagaacaaaaaaaaaattgaatttctctacttttataactacagcgcggcagactatggcctaaacctttatcattctgagaagagacccgtgctcagtagtgggcggcgatgggttatcatgatgattcatcctctcctataatccgtcaaatgtcttacattatcaaatcgtgttgtcaccctaatagaaagggacacaatccaatttagcgctatctcaataggctcgtttttgttgtctcagtgcacaatctagtttaggtagcatgtctctggtagaaggacttcgtctgtgttggtgttggctggcgggcgtgctatgcctttttggagtgtttttttttttgttaaaactgactggaaagcgctctaagggggtgccgtgcgtatgtcggcgagcgccggcacagacggggtccattacttgtatagtttaactaacttgttacaaataactacaaacttgacattggctaatctttgtaaagccagacgagagagaaaaaaaaaagagtatgtaatcactacgttctTACATGTTGAAACAAACAGTTATAGATGTGGTATATAGATACTTTACTCTATGGTCTATATGATCCGATTATGGACGTATTTATAGGATCAACAGATCAAAAGCAGGTATATAGGCAGGTAGCGCATTTGCTGGTACATACATTTATTATACTCTTTGGCTTTGGTACGCTGCAATCTGCATGCACTCTGAGGTCCAAACATAGAGTAAAGGCAAGTTGCCGTAGATCGAATACTAAGGCAGGTAGATTCTGGCCAATGCATAAAAACCATACCTAACGCTGCATTGTAACAtaatatgttattggtctgtaaTTGTAACGCTGGCTTCATAGACAATACAAGACTTAACCACAGACCAACCGAGACCAACACAGCATCATAGACTGTTGCACTCACACTTCACTTGACTTGCGTTTAGTATAACTTAGTGATTATTCATTATATattcattataaattataatttatattatatactctTTGTTCCATACAGAAGTCAGAATCagattaacaatttattaattttatcatttggtttggtaagttaatttttttttatcgatcgAAACTTCAGATCAGCACGAGCATCGCGGTTAGATAGGATTTTTGTACATTATTTAAACTTGTAAAGAATCCTGTAATTTGTATCAGAGCCAgagctaggtacctatctgaCGCCGGCCCAAGTTACAGTATTTCCTCAAGTCCTTTTATTTGTTGATTCGTGAATAGTCGTCACGattgcaattgctattgcaCTAACAATTAACTCCAAGAAAGGCCGTAGCCAGTAACTTGGCCGGGAGGTGTTGGACTCTTAAGTTTGAGGCAATTAGAACAAATTTTGGAGGTTGTCCGTTTATACATAGGTACAGCGTTTGTGTTGTGCTTGTGGCATCTGCAATTAACAAATTAAAGGTATTTCATTTAAACTcatagagagttgaaatattcGCAATAATTGTCGCTATATCAACAACAGCTAagttgtaaaattttcaaaatggccgccatgaaaaaaagtgttattacttgtatgatagtacggaacccttcgtgtacgactccgactcgcacttgaccgttttttataatttacagagACGATCATAATAACATGGCTGCCCTTGACAGTGATGTGGTAGAGATTGAAGATGGGCCTGATGCAAGTTTTGCTGAAGATGATTTGGAAGTTGAGGCAACTCAAGTACCACGACCaccaaaaaagaagaaaaagttccagtaagtgtttttttttcttttcattttagaATTCTGAAAGTGATGGACATGAAGCTTGTTGGCTTTTTATGGACAGTTATCCTTGACACACAAATAGATAGATGGACAGAGAACTAAGTGGCCCTATTCAATTGTGATGTTTAAAACCctcagtttttattttcatataaaaaagtCCTAAACCTTATAGTCAACAAACTCATAatactttttataataattcatcAGATGTAGAACTTTAGGACCACTATCAGTTATCGTTGAAAATGTCAGCATCATAGTTGTCCAGCAATATAGCTACTTCAAACAGAGTATACAATTTGATATCTGTATGATTTTGCATGCAATTTTAATGTGACACTCGTTTTATATGATTAATGTATGTGGACTGTATTGTAATGAAGAAATGTAGAAATCTCTTACTTGGAGTCAGGCATGGCGCATCTCCTGGTTGAGCATACTTCACAGAATTTAGGCAAAAGGAGGTTTTTTGACTTGTAGGATCTTTGTGAAAATGTTCAGAATGACActcagaaaggattttttataattccacCCTTAAGGGGATGAAAATTTGTATGGTAATAATCTGtaattttcaagttatatctatgAAACTTGGTATTTGGAATTTGTattattagttaaaaataagaaaatatgtTTTTCAGGATTTATAGACATTCCACTCCAAAAAGGGCATGCTAAGTGAAGCTAGTAAGCAACATTATCTTATCCTAAACTTATAAACAAGGTCATAGATAcatataacttgaaaagttgtgatttttattatttatagaattATGGAATAagttgtacatattatattatagaattatgaaaattggtacttTAGGATTTGAGACAGAAATGAAGGAGGATGTGATTTTTGCAAATTTCACCACTTcactgattttcaaaaaccccatTAGAGCAAAGCTGGGGTGGGTTCTCTAGTGACATGATAAAcagaaagtttatttgattacaGAAACGATCGTTACAACAATGCTTATGGGGATTACAGTGGTGGGTATGGTCCACCGGGCAGTGGGTATGGCCCACCAGGTGGCGGGTTTGGTCCGCCAGGTGGAGGATTTGGGCGCAATTTTGGGAGAGGACCACGTTATTTTGGGCCACCACCCCCTATGTTTGGCCCTGGCCCTCAGGGCCCTCCACCGCTGATGTGGGGAAGAGGATTTGGGCCTGAAGGACCGCCGATGCGTAGGCAACCAATGGATGACAGGACAATCAGATACTTGATGCgtaagttataataaaaaatgggtgtcaatttttcaaataaagtcATAGTATAGTCATAGACTTTAAATAAAGTCATAGTACTTGGTGAGAAAAGATGTCCAGTTTAGCTATAATCTCCATTCACATCACATTTATCACTTTACAAACATGATCTACAAGATTCGATTTGCCTtactttaaaatgaatttatacACAAAAATTGCTATTGTACACGCTTAAGTCAATCTTCATAAAAATCGAATCGTAATGTGCATCCTTACTTATTACAAGTTTCCTATCGAGCCTCATGGCTTgtcataggtacctaatgtatgtatgaaacTGTGAACCATCCatttgattaataaaattatcaattgCATAAACCTTAAATCCAAGGTCTTCATACTtccaaattaaaacttaaatttgTGGATTGCTGGACTTGTGTATTTAATCTTTAGTCTACTGGGCAGTCTGCcttgttgcaacttcagattggtcTAAATGTTTTGCACGCTCTTACTTGCGAATGCGAACACATTCCTAAGCTGAAAGCAGCTATAGTGGATTTTTATATGTTCATGACAGGATGTGGTGTTGCGAAAGAACATTTGAAGAATTTGCCGCGGGACATGCTACAGTTGATGGAGCCTGAGTATTGTGGTCTCTGTGGTCACAGTTTTGAATCATTTGCGACTTGTGAGTATTGCAACTTATTTTAACACGGTATTTTCTAATCCCGCTAATTAATTAACCTTGTagcataaattaaaaatattttgagccATATTTGGGCATGTGCAGTAGTCCAGCAATGGTTGACAGGATAGTaggccaaaaaaaaaattgaaaagaagGATGcgtaaaatgaaaaaattgaaCATTATGCAATGTGTAAACGAGTTCGAGCAGATAAACAAATCAACTTGTATTctcatttattttcttttcatatttgtttaggtatttagcaacttattcaatactagctgatgcccgcagcttcgccctcgtggattggtcagatcccctgcagcatcaggattgaggagttggaatccaatttttttatgaaacaatgttgcaaagttcttttatcgattaaaaaagaaatgacgcaaatcggttcagaaatctgagatttcggtgtacataggtagaaaaacacaactcccttcttgaaagtcggttaaaaaagtagcctatgttacaccctggtcaatcctctacttgtatgtgaaaatcccgttaaaatcggttcagccgttccgaagattagccttttcaaacagacagacagacagacagacaaaaatttaaaaaacgtgtgattcagttatggtatcgttcaaataaccatatgaccttaatatgtggtagttatttcgaaattacagacagacactccaattttatttattagtatagattggacACAATTCATGTTAAAGTAAAAGGGTAAATTTTTCAGCCCtgcattttatatattatattttttattgaacaaatcGGATTGACGTTACCTGAGTTGCCATATTTGCTGAAAAATAAATAGTGTTGGGACAAAAAGTGATTGATATGAATCACTCAGTACGATGTAGACTGTCATGTTACTCTAGTGCAGGGGTTGGCAAGTAATTTTAAGTGCGGGCCCGaatactttgaatttttttatcgaGGTCCAGAAAAAAATTCATACTGCTTATTTTTCACTTTGCGACATTTACACCATTATATAAATCACAATAATTGGTAACATTGATGTGAAAAATGATGACTGACAACAGTCTTGAGCCAGTTTTTTATAGTTGTTTCTCAAGAGGAACCctgtgtgcctggatgctgctggtcccttttggatgcgtctgaggggaagagcagtgttcgggccggtgcgccccggtaacatggctaataatttctcttcggagatattgttgactatggctaatgacctggcagggggggaggtttctccgcgtgtccctctgactagcagagggcacagtggacgaagcggcggaagggacgcgggcgacgtgcgcgtcccaaggtcgggggacgcacttcgttggtgcgtcacgGAGGTGCGGtgttggggaccgagcaggtccccggtggagggtctgcctcggcagacgtcgctggctaggtcgcggttgtttgcttcggccgttcccgtgacccagtcgccaggcgacgcgcagtagcgccgctggggtttagtgggtattccggtcgcctctcggccggcgagtcccacataccctccctcagctggctggctgcctcacggctggctggctagcttccggggaggatgcgtaaatgcattccccagcgtcaacaaaaaaaaaaaaagaggaaCTAGCAAATGCGAATGTTATAATCATGTACATAAAGTGCATATTATCatgatttattatgcaaaatgtgTCAAagtaattcattcattcataggtatactattaaaaatattcagccaAGATTCGACCGTCCGCGGCCCTTCCGCCTGTTGTCGTCCACTGCTCTAGTGATTAATAACTGGCTTCGAAACCATGGGCCATGGGTTCGATTACATGTTCGATTGTATGTAGATATATATGAATGTATAGTCTAAAGAGTATATGTATGTACGTATTACTAAAAGTTATGTGAGCTcagccgaaaataataaagtagaAACTGGTTCATTGACTCATACAATAAGACAGAACTAAATCACATCACGCCACTATTACTTCCAACATAgcataattattttacaatttgaCATTGGCTACGTCTCAGTCTAATGCTATTCTTTTTCGCAGGGAGTATTATGTAATGGATAGCAAAATATTTTAGAAGAGTCATTTTAGTTATGTAAgagtatttaaacaaaactagcCACATTAGCTCCTCttaaaatgttttgtttacTTAAAAATTCGACCAGAATTaattcattaaattattatttggattGAACCGCGatataaatttaatttgttaCAGCCCGCCTTCACTACGTTTCAAAAAACCACCTTAAGAGTCAAAAGAAGTGGTTAAACCAGCAATCGGAAGTTGATTTCCGTCGTCCCAAGCAGGTAACTAGATAATTTGCCAACGTAACGTTTCCGTAGAGATTTTGGCGACCATCCGATTCACATAACACTGGAATGCTCCATCTACTGGCTTTGCTTGAGACGCTGTTGGTGGGAACTCTGGGCTCGCGGACAGACTGTATCAAGCGAGTCTTATGTGAACACTGTCGTCAAAATAGAAACTTACATTGGAGCAAATTGTCTGTCTTCACGTTTTTAAAGACGTGAAGTGTACATGTCCATGCAATCCTTATCTGAAATAATAGAGTTAATGCATTGAAATCATTTAAGACGAAACATTGTTGTCTTAAATGAAGacaggtaaaaaaaatttattcaatttctttcattttttGATCTAAATTACAATGTAGGTAGCCACTTTTATTTGGTTAGAATGTATTCAAACGTTTAACCCACTTTTTTATGTCCAATAAAACACctattaagtatagatttttCGTAGTCTCCTAATGGATATGACATTTCGTTATTTATAGCATAGTGTATGTATATTTTCAAAACAGAACAAActttaataactttgttaaattaaagtaaagaaaaatccgATTGCACATTTGAAACAATAAATGTTTGAACATATGACAGTCAAAAAGCATTAGCTGCAAAAGCAAAAGctgtttaatataatatgtgttCAGTATGAAATATGACATGAGCGCTATGACATTTGTGACATTTCAGGTAGCACTAAAGGCGCGCGAGCTGTACTGTGAGCTGTGCGATGTTCACATTACATCCAAGAGTCACTCCGACTCGCATTATGCGGGAAGACCGCATCGAGCGTACGTATTTTTTTATCTTCTCGTACGAGTTGTTGTCTTGTTGTTGACGAACAAAACTATGTAATTACACGTCTTCTGATCAAGTAGtaattacacttctgatcaaaatattttctttaatctAGACATTTTTGGTCCActgaatataataatactaattactaatataatatttccaagcaaaatggcctaaaactactaaaattgagtctaaaattttatgatttttatcactgaatacaaacttaAACTCATTTCCAATCTAAATGGTCTGTGTTGAATTTGAGTCCAAAAatggtgatttcgatcaaaacagTATTTAATTACAGTAAACTTACAGcggctttcattcagttttttggtcctgtcaaattttatttcgtgtagTGTAAGTTCGCCAGCaccttacttatttttaattctcCATTATTTCAGAATTGTCGAAGGGCGTAAGATGCCGAAAAATCCATTTTTGCTGCAACCCGGAATGGAGGATAGAGTGTAAGtaacaattaaataatattgaatattaattaaatcttgaAAAGAAACAATCCACTTAGTTTTGACTTTAATTTGCAGACtacatgaattttattttttataaaggaaat from Maniola jurtina chromosome 4, ilManJurt1.1, whole genome shotgun sequence harbors:
- the LOC123864244 gene encoding uncharacterized protein C9orf85 homolog: MSCSRGNIIRKRPQKHQNKTAFKNDLHDTSKKTKVLNNLEVNGVCERCKEIIEWKIKYKKYKTLSAPRKCVGCELKKVKYAYHVLCTDCGKEKKICAKCCTSFDVIKKSDEENEDNNVNKYQSILKNLPERKRRTLLRYIKKQEDGQEISSTAIEALLSEIDKINLDDDLNDESSEDNLCGSD
- the LOC123864238 gene encoding uncharacterized protein LOC123864238; the protein is MAALDSDVVEIEDGPDASFAEDDLEVEATQVPRPPKKKKKFQNDRYNNAYGDYSGGYGPPGSGYGPPGGGFGPPGGGFGRNFGRGPRYFGPPPPMFGPGPQGPPPLMWGRGFGPEGPPMRRQPMDDRTIRYLMRCGVAKEHLKNLPRDMLQLMEPEYCGLCGHSFESFATSRLHYVSKNHLKSQKKWLNQQSEVDFRRPKQVALKARELYCELCDVHITSKSHSDSHYAGRPHRAIVEGRKMPKNPFLLQPGMEDRVSQLIRREKKHLKAVDEEEEEEKVKEVKNTQPELYCDICKTSVTCTEQMTMHLNGKRHLSKEKQHILQMMKGGADDSTADATQENFNEDMEVAENGNEKEEGAKEVIAEDNFDWGNGSGAWDETKKDDDVA